Proteins co-encoded in one Nicotiana sylvestris chromosome 7, ASM39365v2, whole genome shotgun sequence genomic window:
- the LOC104242021 gene encoding threonine--tRNA ligase, mitochondrial 1-like, with the protein MDQKQSEEVMDCDHRKLGDKQDLFFFDELSPRSCFFLPHGTRICNRLLDFIKSQYWKRGYEEVWSPNMYRMKLWETSGHAAKFKDNMFVFEIDKQEYALKPMNCPGHCLIFNHRGRSYRELPLRLADFGVLHRNEISGSLTGLTRVRKFEQDDAHIFCRESQIKDEVKDVLDFMSCVYKILGLTFKLNLSTRLENSMGDDETWEKAEGALVEALEEFGKPWGRKEGDGAFYGPKIDITVSDAMNREFQCATL; encoded by the coding sequence ATGGATCAGAAACAGTCGGAGGAAGTAATGGACTGCGATCACAGAAAGCTGGGTGACAAGCAGGatcttttcttttttgatgaaTTAAGCCCTAGAAGTTGTTTCTTTCTTCCACATGGTACTCGAATTTGCAACAGATTACTGGATTTCATAAAGAGTCAGTATTGGAAGAGAGGGTACGAGGAGGTTTGGAGTCCAAATATGTACAGGATGAAGTTGTGGGAAACTTCTGGTCATGCTGCAAAATTCAAGGACAACATGTTTGTGTTTGAGATTGACAAACAAGAATACGCGCTGAAGCCAATGAACTGCCCCGGACATTGTTTAATATTCAATCACCGTGGTCGTTCCTACAGGGAGTTACCACTTCGTCTGGCTGACTTTGGGGTTCTTCACAGGAATGAGATCAGTGGTTCACTTACCGGCTTAACTCGCGTTAGGAAATTTGAGCAGGATGATGCTCACATCTTCTGCAGGGAGTCACAGATTAAGGATGAAGTCAAGGATGTCTTAGATTTCATGAGTTGTGTGTATAAAATATTAGGTTTAACTTTTAAACTGAATTTATCGACAAGGCTTGAAAACTCTATGGGAGACGACGAAACCTGGGAAAAAGCTGAAGGTGCTCTTGTGGAAGCATTGGAGGAATTCGGAAAGCCGTGGGGGAGAAAGGAAGGAGATGGAGCGTTTTACGGTCCGAAAATTGATATCACTGTTTCAGATGCAATGAACAGAGAGTTTCAGTGTGCAACATTGTAG
- the LOC138873364 gene encoding threonine--tRNA ligase, mitochondrial 1, which translates to MIHRALLGSVERMFAILCEHFEGKWPFWLSPRQAMVCPVSNKSQSYALELRKQIHDAGYYVDVDTSDKTLQKKVREAQEAKYNYILVVGEAEARGGQVSVRVRDKRDHQVMTVGDLLLHLKDMVASFQ; encoded by the coding sequence ATGATACATAGAGCTTTACTTGGGTCTGTTGAGCGTATGTTCGCTATCCTTTGTGAGCATTTTGAGGGGAAATGGCCTTTCTGGCTTAGTCCTCGTCAAGCAATGGTCTGCCCTGTTTCCAACAAATCGCAGTCGTACGCGCTTGAGCTCCGGAAGCAGATACATGATGCTGGTTATTATGTCGATGTTGATACAAGCGATAAAACACTCCAGAAAAAGGTACGAGAGGCTCAAGAAGCAAAATATAACTATATTCTTGTTGTTGGAGAAGCAGAAGCCAGAGGTGGGCAGGTGAGTGTTAGAGTGAGAGACAAGCGTGATCATCAAGTCATGACAGTTGGTGACCTCCTCCTTCACCTCAAAGATATGGTTGCATCATTTCAGTAG